From a region of the Leptospira kmetyi serovar Malaysia str. Bejo-Iso9 genome:
- a CDS encoding YgjP-like metallopeptidase domain-containing protein, producing the protein MVYPFQRRNETIEESSVIPYLKKRIFDFLKLPGTKILDGKKIETKFYPYANLGSSIRISSGKLEFKIHSSYLKAQTEELEAVIDLLLYKLLKKPVPENLNATIRKFYDRQNERKNRADKNRKRIERSPKQNARLREILVRLNDSYLKIDITDLEIFWGKSKSKTRLGHYDPAHHMIVINPILSLEYVPGFVLEYIVFHELLHVYFPVTRKRGRNVIHGAEFKIFEKKFPDYKRANVWLKSKFYQTMILHT; encoded by the coding sequence ATGGTATACCCCTTTCAAAGACGCAACGAAACCATCGAAGAATCCTCGGTTATCCCGTATCTTAAAAAAAGAATATTCGATTTTTTGAAATTACCGGGCACCAAAATCCTGGACGGAAAAAAAATCGAAACGAAATTTTATCCGTACGCGAATTTAGGAAGTTCGATCCGAATTTCCTCCGGCAAACTCGAGTTTAAGATCCATTCTTCCTATTTAAAGGCGCAAACGGAAGAATTGGAGGCGGTCATCGATCTGCTTTTATACAAACTTCTCAAGAAACCCGTTCCGGAAAACTTGAACGCAACGATCCGAAAATTTTACGATCGTCAAAACGAACGGAAAAATCGAGCCGATAAAAACCGGAAAAGAATCGAACGTTCTCCGAAACAAAACGCGCGGCTTCGAGAGATTTTGGTCCGGCTGAACGATTCTTATTTAAAAATCGATATAACAGACTTGGAAATTTTTTGGGGAAAATCGAAGTCTAAAACGAGGCTCGGTCATTACGATCCGGCCCATCACATGATCGTAATCAATCCGATTCTATCCCTTGAGTATGTCCCAGGCTTCGTATTGGAATACATCGTCTTTCACGAACTGCTCCACGTTTATTTTCCGGTGACGAGAAAAAGAGGAAGAAACGTCATTCACGGCGCGGAATTCAAAATCTTTGAAAAAAAATTTCCGGATTACAAAAGGGCGAACGTTTGGCTGAAGTCCAAATTCTATCAGACGATGATTTTACATACTTGA
- a CDS encoding ATP-dependent helicase, whose amino-acid sequence MSWKEELNPAQLEAVLTQEGPVLVLAGAGTGKTKTIVSRLAHLVSSGIPASSILLLTFTRKAAREMILRASSIGDSKCADVQGGTFHSFCSGVLRRFAPVLGISSDFTILDEADVLDVFQFLRNEKDFGKTKSRFPSNETLVSIHGEIQNTGKNLQAILEKDYPQFIQRFEDITLIFGDYKIYKSERSLLDYDDLLYFTKDLLSNHPGVRSTLSEKYRFVMVDEFQDTNKVQAHIACLLASEHSNLMVVGDDAQCIYTFRGASVRGILDFPKIFSNTKTVFLEKNYRSTPAILNLANAVLHNFAEKYDKYLFTDNENGPVPAVLQFTDELEEAEGIADILLQKKEEGIPFQRMSVLFRAGWNSNQLELVLAKRNIPFVKFGGRKFIETAHIKDLLSFLKILLNPLDSVSWIRVLKLIPGIGNAKSNDLLEKIRMSSGSFEVLSEEKGSSIEKYLSPLLNLYRKHKEGSSVVKNIAADFIDYYRVLLEKNYDDYKRRSEDLDSVLGFALKYDSLGAFLSDLTMDSASLSLDKIKPDNQESDLLNLSTVHSAKGLEFDVVFVLNSTEGVFPSNKNTDTEEERRLFYVAITRARKELFLTRPSLAQSRSGPYYTKLSRFLSEIQSPEKVYELKLMSGKSANKDSFASQGTPAKPANDSFARIQDYFGN is encoded by the coding sequence ATGTCCTGGAAGGAAGAATTAAATCCAGCTCAATTAGAAGCGGTCCTTACCCAGGAGGGACCGGTGCTCGTTTTAGCGGGCGCCGGAACCGGAAAAACAAAAACCATCGTCAGCCGTTTGGCTCATCTCGTTTCCTCGGGAATTCCAGCCTCTTCCATTCTACTTTTGACGTTTACTCGTAAAGCCGCGAGAGAAATGATCTTACGCGCGTCTTCGATCGGCGATTCCAAATGCGCGGACGTACAGGGCGGAACCTTTCATTCCTTTTGCAGCGGCGTGCTTCGAAGATTCGCTCCGGTTCTCGGGATTTCCTCGGACTTTACGATCCTCGACGAAGCGGACGTTTTGGACGTCTTTCAGTTTCTAAGAAACGAAAAAGATTTCGGAAAAACCAAATCCAGATTTCCCTCCAACGAAACGTTAGTCTCCATTCACGGGGAAATTCAAAACACCGGAAAAAATCTGCAGGCTATATTAGAAAAAGATTATCCTCAATTTATCCAAAGGTTCGAAGATATCACTCTGATTTTCGGCGATTATAAAATCTACAAAAGCGAACGTTCCCTTCTCGACTACGACGACCTTCTCTATTTTACCAAGGACTTACTTTCCAATCATCCCGGGGTTCGAAGCACACTTTCCGAGAAGTACAGATTCGTGATGGTGGACGAGTTTCAGGACACGAACAAGGTTCAGGCGCATATCGCCTGTCTTCTCGCTTCCGAACATTCCAATCTGATGGTGGTCGGAGACGACGCTCAGTGCATCTACACCTTTCGAGGCGCCTCGGTCCGAGGAATATTAGATTTTCCTAAAATATTTTCCAACACCAAAACCGTTTTTTTGGAAAAGAATTATCGAAGCACTCCCGCGATTTTGAATCTCGCAAACGCGGTTCTCCATAATTTCGCGGAAAAATACGACAAATATCTTTTTACGGACAACGAAAACGGTCCCGTACCGGCGGTTCTTCAGTTTACGGACGAACTCGAAGAAGCCGAAGGAATCGCGGACATTCTTTTGCAAAAAAAAGAGGAAGGAATTCCGTTTCAAAGAATGAGCGTTCTTTTTCGAGCGGGATGGAATTCGAATCAGCTCGAACTCGTTTTAGCAAAACGGAATATTCCTTTCGTAAAATTCGGCGGAAGAAAATTCATCGAAACCGCGCATATCAAGGACTTGCTTTCCTTTTTAAAAATTCTTTTGAACCCTTTGGATTCGGTTTCTTGGATTCGTGTCTTAAAATTGATTCCCGGAATCGGAAACGCGAAATCAAACGATCTTTTGGAAAAGATTCGAATGAGTTCCGGTTCTTTCGAAGTTCTTTCCGAGGAAAAAGGAAGTTCGATCGAAAAGTATCTTTCTCCCCTTTTGAATCTGTATCGGAAACACAAGGAAGGTTCTTCTGTAGTTAAGAATATCGCAGCGGACTTTATCGATTACTATCGCGTTCTTTTGGAAAAAAATTACGACGATTATAAACGAAGATCCGAAGACTTGGATTCCGTTTTGGGCTTCGCACTCAAATACGATTCTCTTGGCGCATTTTTATCGGACCTTACGATGGATTCCGCTTCCTTAAGTTTGGATAAGATCAAACCGGACAATCAAGAATCCGATCTGCTTAATCTTTCCACGGTTCATTCCGCGAAGGGACTCGAGTTCGACGTGGTTTTCGTATTGAATTCGACCGAAGGCGTTTTCCCCTCGAACAAAAACACGGATACCGAAGAGGAACGAAGACTTTTTTACGTGGCGATCACAAGAGCCAGAAAGGAATTGTTTTTAACCCGGCCTTCCTTGGCGCAATCGAGATCCGGTCCGTATTACACGAAACTTTCCCGTTTTTTGAGCGAGATCCAATCTCCAGAAAAAGTATATGAGTTAAAGCTAATGTCCGGCAAATCCGCGAACAAGGATTCCTTTGCTTCACAAGGAACTCCCGCGAAACCCGCAAACGATTCTTTCGCTCGTATCCAGGATTATTTCGGAAATTGA
- the pbpC gene encoding penicillin-binding protein 1C, whose amino-acid sequence MGRIFRGSALFVYCYIGIFLISNVMSAEEAVPSYREVRNSYHSSDGTILDLHGRILQTIRWNSRERKLAWTEEGEIPETLLLSLFLQEDKRFFEHSGVDKLAILGALKDRIFGNSKRGASTLSMQLAGIFLGTKPGRRSIFDKWEQMNLAEKIEETWTKNEILTAYLNLAQFRGELRGLRAASRGIFQKEPSALSDTESVLLVALLPFPGANSETLARRSCILSKKIRREELCDSFETVSKQATAKLNALPSTGGIALHAAQKIFRENPGILSGAAKIKTTLDFDLQWKITELAKNIIDGLKKKNVAETGILVLDNRSGAILTYVGNLEGSSSYYVDAIQSRRQAGSTLKPFLYALAFENEVLKPNSILDDSPFEWKAVSGIYKPSNYSDVYHGNVQAKYALASSLNIPAIHVLDLVSVPGFVQRLRELGLSGLERADFYGSSLALGSADVTLFELTNAYRTLANDGMNSSPTFYPNEAKQAILENGFEGNVWNRVYTKETSNTLSEILSNREYRSLSFGLNNHLSTRFFTAVKTGTSQDMRDNWCVGYSKNYTVGVWVGNMDGSPMWDVSGVTGAAPIWNAVMNLLQERDQQPNPRAWEAYNDFPSRPITESSSIPKILIPGNETIYAIDPDIPDGKQKIHFSASFFAKGFQWILDGKEIQRIKDKEVFWKPERGFHILSIQDSNGKIVDSVVFEVR is encoded by the coding sequence ATGGGGAGAATTTTCAGAGGTTCGGCTTTATTCGTATATTGCTACATTGGAATATTCTTGATTTCGAATGTGATGAGTGCGGAGGAAGCCGTTCCTTCGTATCGCGAGGTTCGGAATTCGTATCATTCTTCGGACGGAACGATTCTGGATCTTCACGGAAGAATTCTGCAGACGATTCGCTGGAATTCTCGGGAAAGAAAACTCGCTTGGACGGAAGAAGGGGAAATTCCCGAGACCTTACTTCTTTCCCTGTTCTTACAGGAAGACAAACGTTTCTTTGAACATTCGGGCGTGGATAAACTCGCGATTCTCGGAGCTCTTAAGGATAGAATTTTCGGAAATTCGAAACGGGGTGCGAGTACTCTTTCCATGCAGCTGGCCGGAATTTTTCTCGGCACCAAACCCGGGCGCAGAAGTATTTTTGATAAATGGGAACAGATGAATCTCGCCGAGAAAATCGAAGAAACCTGGACCAAAAACGAAATTCTTACCGCGTATTTGAATCTGGCCCAGTTCCGAGGAGAACTGAGGGGTTTACGCGCCGCGAGCCGAGGAATTTTTCAAAAAGAACCCTCCGCGTTAAGCGACACCGAGTCCGTTCTTCTTGTGGCCTTGCTTCCGTTTCCGGGCGCCAATTCGGAAACCTTGGCGAGAAGAAGTTGTATTCTTTCCAAAAAAATACGAAGGGAAGAACTCTGCGATTCGTTTGAAACCGTTTCGAAACAGGCGACTGCAAAGTTAAACGCATTGCCTTCCACGGGTGGAATCGCGCTGCACGCGGCTCAAAAGATTTTCCGCGAAAACCCTGGGATTCTTTCCGGCGCCGCGAAAATTAAAACGACATTGGATTTCGATCTTCAATGGAAGATCACGGAACTTGCAAAAAACATAATAGACGGATTGAAAAAAAAGAACGTGGCCGAAACGGGAATTCTCGTTTTGGACAATCGATCGGGCGCGATTCTTACCTACGTAGGAAATCTGGAAGGAAGTTCCTCCTATTACGTGGACGCGATCCAATCCAGGAGACAAGCGGGTTCCACTTTGAAACCTTTTTTGTATGCGCTCGCATTTGAGAACGAGGTTTTAAAACCGAATTCGATTTTGGACGATAGTCCGTTCGAATGGAAGGCCGTTTCCGGAATTTATAAACCTTCCAACTACAGCGATGTTTATCACGGAAACGTACAAGCGAAGTATGCGCTCGCTTCGTCCTTAAACATTCCGGCGATTCACGTATTGGATCTCGTAAGCGTTCCCGGTTTTGTGCAACGATTGCGGGAACTCGGCCTAAGCGGTTTGGAACGAGCGGATTTTTACGGCTCTTCCCTCGCTTTGGGAAGCGCGGACGTTACATTGTTCGAATTGACGAACGCCTATCGAACTCTTGCAAACGACGGAATGAACTCTTCGCCTACGTTTTATCCGAACGAAGCAAAACAAGCGATTCTGGAAAATGGGTTCGAAGGGAACGTGTGGAACCGGGTTTATACGAAAGAAACCTCGAACACGTTATCCGAAATTCTTTCCAATCGGGAATACAGATCTCTTTCCTTCGGGTTGAACAATCATCTAAGCACTCGTTTTTTTACGGCGGTCAAAACCGGAACGTCGCAGGACATGAGAGACAACTGGTGCGTAGGATATTCCAAAAATTATACGGTGGGAGTTTGGGTCGGAAACATGGACGGAAGTCCGATGTGGGACGTGAGCGGAGTTACCGGCGCGGCTCCGATTTGGAACGCTGTGATGAATCTTCTTCAGGAAAGAGATCAACAGCCGAATCCCCGCGCCTGGGAGGCATACAACGATTTTCCAAGCAGACCGATCACCGAGTCTTCTTCGATTCCGAAAATCTTAATTCCCGGTAACGAAACAATCTACGCGATCGATCCGGATATTCCGGACGGAAAACAGAAGATTCATTTTTCCGCTTCGTTTTTTGCGAAAGGATTTCAATGGATTTTGGACGGCAAAGAAATTCAAAGGATAAAGGATAAGGAAGTTTTTTGGAAACCGGAACGGGGGTTCCACATTCTTTCCATACAAGATTCGAACGGAAAAATCGTCGACAGCGTAGTTTTCGAAGTCAGATAA
- a CDS encoding AAA family ATPase — translation MKLSTETYLLSPALEEAILLAEVTSRPLLLKGEPGTGKSLLAEYLADQRKLPLYTWHIKSITQAKEGLYFYDAVSRLNDSRFSEDSEKVKNIENYIRLGALGEAFDLDKKSIVLIDEIDKADIEFPNDLLLELDRMEFFIPEISKRVQAKHRPLTIITSNNEKELPAAFLRRCIFHYIEFPDPEFMKKIILSHYPGVGHTLLIKALEMFYLIRRMDDLKKKPGTSELLDWIQILVHQGAVLKEEVRIPFLGALIKNEEDLRLFRN, via the coding sequence ATGAAACTATCCACAGAAACGTATCTATTGTCTCCCGCTTTGGAAGAAGCGATTCTTCTTGCGGAGGTGACTTCTCGTCCCTTGCTTTTAAAGGGGGAACCCGGAACGGGAAAATCCCTTTTAGCCGAATATCTTGCCGATCAAAGAAAACTTCCCCTTTATACGTGGCATATCAAGTCCATCACACAAGCGAAGGAAGGTTTGTATTTTTACGACGCTGTATCCAGACTCAACGATTCCCGTTTTTCGGAGGATTCCGAAAAGGTAAAGAATATAGAAAACTATATCCGGCTCGGCGCGTTGGGAGAAGCGTTTGATCTTGATAAAAAATCGATCGTACTCATTGACGAAATCGACAAAGCAGATATAGAATTTCCGAACGATCTTCTGTTGGAATTGGATCGTATGGAATTTTTTATTCCCGAAATTTCCAAACGGGTTCAGGCGAAACATCGTCCTCTGACGATCATCACGTCCAACAACGAAAAGGAATTACCAGCGGCCTTTTTAAGAAGATGCATTTTTCATTATATAGAATTTCCTGATCCGGAATTTATGAAAAAGATCATTCTATCTCATTATCCGGGAGTGGGTCATACGCTTCTCATCAAGGCTCTTGAGATGTTTTATCTCATACGAAGAATGGACGATCTGAAAAAGAAACCGGGCACGAGCGAACTTTTGGATTGGATTCAGATATTGGTCCACCAAGGAGCCGTTTTGAAGGAAGAGGTTAGAATTCCATTCTTAGGCGCCTTGATCAAAAACGAAGAGGATCTGAGATTATTCAGAAATTAG
- a CDS encoding ketopantoate reductase family protein: MFRILVLGSGAIAGLYAGKLAQAGCSLDFWVRKNSSDLKKNGFEIESQPWGNFKFPTNEVFETIPENLEKYDLILNCLKCLPEIRLETILGKKIPESVAILLLQNGIGIEEPVSNLYPNNEILSGLAFVCANRLNDGKILHLDYGELTIGSWNRKDSSVAKTLSDLFNGVGVPTQITETIRQARWKKLMWNAPFNPISVLSGGKNTSEILAQTFGRKLVIEIMKEVQRLSKLDGAEVPETQIPTFISMTETMKPYKTSMLLDFEAGRPMEIESILGNTVRIAEKNGLEIPHIQTLYSLLKLKENL; encoded by the coding sequence TTGTTTCGAATATTGGTTTTAGGTTCCGGCGCGATCGCCGGGCTTTACGCGGGCAAACTTGCACAAGCGGGTTGCAGTTTGGACTTTTGGGTCCGAAAAAATTCTTCCGATCTGAAAAAGAACGGGTTTGAAATCGAAAGCCAACCTTGGGGAAATTTTAAATTTCCAACGAACGAAGTCTTCGAAACGATTCCCGAGAATTTAGAGAAATACGATCTCATTCTCAACTGTTTGAAATGTCTTCCCGAGATTCGTTTGGAAACGATCTTAGGAAAAAAAATTCCCGAATCGGTTGCGATCCTGCTTTTACAAAACGGAATCGGAATCGAAGAACCCGTCTCAAATCTGTATCCGAACAACGAAATTCTCAGCGGACTCGCCTTCGTTTGTGCGAACCGATTGAACGACGGAAAAATTCTCCACTTGGATTACGGAGAATTGACGATCGGTTCTTGGAACAGGAAGGATTCTTCCGTCGCAAAAACACTTTCGGATCTTTTTAACGGCGTGGGAGTTCCCACACAAATCACCGAAACGATCCGCCAAGCGCGTTGGAAAAAACTGATGTGGAACGCGCCCTTCAACCCGATCAGCGTCCTTTCCGGCGGAAAAAACACTTCCGAAATTTTGGCGCAGACGTTCGGACGCAAACTTGTGATCGAAATCATGAAGGAGGTCCAACGACTTTCCAAACTGGACGGAGCCGAGGTTCCCGAAACTCAGATCCCTACGTTCATCTCGATGACGGAAACGATGAAACCCTATAAAACGAGTATGCTTTTGGATTTTGAAGCGGGAAGACCGATGGAAATCGAGTCGATACTCGGAAACACCGTTCGTATCGCGGAAAAAAACGGATTAGAAATTCCGCATATTCAAACTTTATATTCTCTTTTGAAACTGAAGGAAAATCTATAA